A segment of the Catenulispora sp. EB89 genome:
GCTGCGGATGGCGTGGGACAGCGCCAACTTCGTCCAGGTCGGCGTGGCGCCGTTCACCGACGGCTACGCCATGCTGCGGCCGCACATCGAGTACCTGCAGGTGAAGGACGCCGTCGCGGCGACCGGCGCGGTGGTGCCGGCCGGCGAGGGCGACGGCCAGCTGCTCGACACGCTGACCGCGCTGCGCGACGACGGCTACACCGGCTTCGCCTCGCTCGAACCGCACCTGGCCCTCGGGCACGCGACCGGCGGGTTCTCCGGCCCGGCGCTGTTCGGCCGCGCGGCCCGCGCCCTGGCCGGCCTGCTCGACAGGATCGGAGTGGAGACCGCATGACCCAGGACGACCACCCCACGCTGGCCGTCGCCATCGTCGGCGCGGGCACGATCGGCCGCATCCACGCCGAGGCGGTCGGGCGCCATCCCCGGCTCCGTGTCGCGGCCATCGTCGACCCCGACGCCGCCGCGCGGCACAAGCTCGCCGAACACATCGCGCTCAGCGAGAACTTCGGGCGCGAGGATGCCGACGGAACCCACGAGCACGGCGCGAGCGGCGAGCTCGCCAAGAGCGGGACCGACGACCCCGCCGAATTCGACTCCCTGCCCGCAGCCCTGGCCGCCGGCGGCATCGATCTCGTCGCCGTCTGCGTCCCGACCGGCCTGCACGCCGCCGCCGTCTCCGAGGCCCTGGCCGCCGGGGTCCACGTCCTCGTCGAGAAGCCGATCGACGTCTCGCTCCCGGAAGCCCGCCGCCTCACCGCGCTCGCCGAGGACGCGGCGCGGCGCGGGATCGTCGGCAGCGTCATCAGCCAGCACCGCTTCGACCCGGCGAGCGCGGCCGTCGCGGCGGCGATCACCGACGGCCGCATGGGCCGCGTCACCTCGGCGGTGGCCTCCGTCGCCTGGTGGCGCGGCCAGGAGTACTACGACTCCGCGCAGTGGCGCGGCACCTGGGCCCTGGACGGCGGCGGGGCGCTGATGAACCAGGGCGTCCACACCGTCGA
Coding sequences within it:
- a CDS encoding Gfo/Idh/MocA family protein, whose translation is MTQDDHPTLAVAIVGAGTIGRIHAEAVGRHPRLRVAAIVDPDAAARHKLAEHIALSENFGREDADGTHEHGASGELAKSGTDDPAEFDSLPAALAAGGIDLVAVCVPTGLHAAAVSEALAAGVHVLVEKPIDVSLPEARRLTALAEDAARRGIVGSVISQHRFDPASAAVAAAITDGRMGRVTSAVASVAWWRGQEYYDSAQWRGTWALDGGGALMNQGVHTVDLLAWFLGRPVEVCAHAAMLAHESIEVEDVAVATVRFASGALAVLHATTAAYPGLSVRLQVHGSTGSAVLHDDQLEYFHVARHGTGETGGPYGGAEPDNQASSVVPEAELRGSPKLADTFVLGHLRQYEDVVDAIETGRPPTVTFQDGLMALAIVRAVYVSSTLDRPVSIEALLAGDHDDVDVTVS